The Halomonas sp. HAL1 genome segment TGTCTTCCGTCCTGTTTTCTGACCAGACTGCCCAACGCCTTCTTTTGGACAGCACCGCTAGTTCTACTAACCTTAGAGCACATTTGATTGATTCACGTTAAGCCAAACAGGAGGGTGAGACGATGCCAATGCTGAGCGTAGGAACGGAGCAGGGCACGCCGGTAGAGCTTTATTACGAAGTACGTGGGGCAGGTAAGCCCGTGGTACTCATTCATGGCTGGCCACTCAGTGGCCGTTCATGGGAAAAACAGGTGCCAGCGCTCGTTGAGGCGGGCTATAAAGTTGTGACCTATGACCGCCGGGGATTTGGCTGGTCGACGCAGGCCGATGGCGGCTACGACTACGATACGCTCGCATCAGACCTTAAAAAGCTGATCGACAAGCTGGATCTACACGATGCCACTCTAGTGGGCTTTTCCATGGGCGGCGGCGAAGTGGCCCGCTACCTCTCAAGCTACGGCACTGGCCGGGTGAGTAAAGCCGTGTTTGCCGCTGCTGTGCCGCCTTACCTGTATAAAGCTGACGACAATCCCGAAGGTGGCCTGGACGATGCGACGATCAATCAGTTCCTAGAGGGAGTAAAAGGCGACCGCATCGCCTTCCTGGAAGAGTTTACCAAGAACTTCTTTGCTGCCGGTGAGCGCAGCGATTTAATCAGCGAACCGAATCGCCAGTACCATC includes the following:
- a CDS encoding alpha/beta fold hydrolase, yielding MPMLSVGTEQGTPVELYYEVRGAGKPVVLIHGWPLSGRSWEKQVPALVEAGYKVVTYDRRGFGWSTQADGGYDYDTLASDLKKLIDKLDLHDATLVGFSMGGGEVARYLSSYGTGRVSKAVFAAAVPPYLYKADDNPEGGLDDATINQFLEGVKGDRIAFLEEFTKNFFAAGERSDLISEPNRQYHRDIAAFASPQATYDCIKAFSYTDFRKDLPKIDIPTLVLHGDADGIVPFEVSGKRTQELLPNAKTEVIKGGPHGLNATHPDAFNQALIQFMND